A window of Gallus gallus isolate bGalGal1 chromosome 3, bGalGal1.mat.broiler.GRCg7b, whole genome shotgun sequence genomic DNA:
GATTTTAATGATCTAGCGTCAAAACAGAGGTAAGACTTGCATTAATAAATTGTTAATGTGTTGCCAAGGCATTTGTACAGCTTACTATAATGTGTTGATAGAGACGTGCCATGTAGATTGCTTGTTTTACTTGGAGTTCAGAAATGATTTGAATACTATTAAGTACAGGTTGATTGGTTTCCTCAAGTTCTCAGACTCTTAAGTGAGACAAAACAGAGACACGAGTAACTATTACCAGCTTCCTTCAAGCAAAAGTGTCAAATTTTTGTCACTTCTGTAGTTATGTTGTGCTTTAATATGCATCACATAATTATAAGTTGTGGTGTGAATGTGCATAATGAAATATGCAGTAGTTGGAGTAGAGAAGATTTAGATTTCCTGGTATAGAATTGAAGCGATCTTCATAACTGGTCATGATTttattgatatatttttttaaatatttctgaaagggTAAAGAAATGGTTAATCATGTAAAGCATGTGTagaatttttaattctttgccCTTCTTCCCCTTCTTGGTTTTAATTGTCCTTCTTTGTATGCAACCACTCTTATTTCATGATATCTGACCTAGTATTTAAAAGAGCTGATGCTTCTATCACATCACCAACTTTGTGTGTTCTTAAGGTAATACGTTGACTGCAACACTAAGCACTGTTAGTTCTGGACCTTAACCAAAGATAAGAGTGTATAGTGTAATCCTTACTAATGCCTAGGGAGAGGAATAGAAGGGCATATGATTGAGGGAATGGCTATGTTAAGCTCTTTTAACCATCACTATACATACAATGTACGTTTGAATTAAAAATCAGTAATATCAATTGCAAAAAGCTTAATACAACAAACACTAGCTTTCTGAAACTTAACCACTTAATTCTTCCAGGTTTTATTGCATGTATGTTCAAGAGGATTTGTGAAAACAATGCCACGTTTAGTTTTAAAGCTAGTAGGAATTACTTTTTATAGTTACTGGATTTGATATTCTTGCATGTGTTGTCTTCTATGTAAATTGCAAGGGAAGGCTACTTGGTGCCACGCTAACTCAGAACATCTGGAAAAAACTTGATGGAAAGAAATAGCATTATAGGTAACTATGCAAATTTCTATACaggtaataaatattttacgTTTTGGCAGGAATTACATGAAGGaattaatgagatttttaaaactgtCCCAATGTCCAGCTACCTGGTACTTCTAATTCTGCAGGTGACATTGTTTtgtggagagaaaaaacagtaaatgaCTTCAGCACTGTGAACTCCTTAAACTTGCAGTGAACAATGAATACAGTAACAAGGATTTGCAAATGCCTTAAAATCAATACACGTCTGCCTAAAAGCTTTTGGGGATACATCACATTGGTCATCTCCAAAGTGGTCCTGCTTCTTTGCACAGAATGAACATCTCTAAGAAAACTTGCATCTTGTGTTACATGGATTGTATTAGCTCAACACAATCTAAACTTCAAGGACCCGACATTGGACATCacatcaagaaagaaaacaggttgCTGCCTTTAGCAGAATTGCAGGCTTCCAGGACCTTATGCAGCCAGATTCCTTCTGGAGCAGCCCATCTGAAAGATTTGGGGGAGTCAGTTGGAAAATGCTCAGTGAGGCAGAGTTCGCAGAGCTTAAAATTGTTTAAGGCTTTAATGTTTAAAAGGTAGTTGATAAgaaaattactattttaaatcctttttgtTGGTTGTACTGTTTGCAGGAGAGAAAGAACTATGGCTGTGAATCACAGTAGTGGAAgtttcctattcttttttttaatcctcaaaatttctttctttgtcgCTTAAAACTTAAATGACCTTCTTGCTCTTGGAAAGTAATGCAAATCCTGCCCTTGAATTCACAACAGACCTGTTCATGgcttatattttttattttttatatatttttttgctacAGAGCTATGCTTCTGTAGAGAAAGACAGATGCGTTGTGTTGCTGAGCCTTGTAAAAGAACTGATTATGGTCACTATTCTGACTTCGGCAGACAGTTTTGAAGCACTTTTGAACTCTTACTCTTTTATGGAGTTGGCCATATTGCCTATATATTAATTTGCATACTACTTCCTATAATGCTTTACAGTACAGTTTTAGTCATGAAGATTAAGGATGTGATACTACCTACTTAGCAGAGAAAATCTTGACAGTTCAAAGTACCTTTTTCTGCCCACTTCTTGAAGAAACTGGATATTCTAAAACATTTATGATCTGAACTTGTGATTCTAAATGAGTGCTACTGCTTCCTTAATTTACTGCCAACCTTTAACTGCATTTTACTTTCTCCTCATCATGTAAGATGTGCTTAGCAAAAGCTGACTGTAGGAATCACGAAACACTGTACGCTGCTGTCAGATATACAAATTGAGTTGAGAAGCAGACATGCAACTCTTCTAAACGTTCAGAGGAATGTCTTAGCCTCTCAGAGGAACAATGGATGTCACTATAAAcataatgttctttttttttaatatttttccccaACTTTGTTAGTTTTACTCATATGATAAAGGAAGAAGGCTTTTGTTCATAGTTTAGTTTACACGTTTTCAGTACAGTACTTAATCTTTAAAACTGCAAGGCACATCTTTAATCACTTAACCCAGCTGAGAATTAGCACATGCAAGATTGTTTGGACTGAAACCTAGATTTGGGTATCAAAAAAGGACAATGCTTGTTCAtatttgcagtaaaaaaaaaaacttgcctTCCGCTTTATGGGACACCGACAGAAGATCAACTGACGCTGGAACAGCATGTGGTAATATAGGGAGATTTTCTGCTATGACAATTATGTTGAGACATAATGTTCCGTGAATTGTGACATGCAGAAATTGTATCTCCTTTTTGTCTGTAATTGTGATTGAGGAAGATTACAGAAGGTTTTGTATTCAACTTGTGATAGATTGgttctttcctttgcagccaAACAGGCAAAAAGTTAATGGCGAAGTGTCGAATGCTTATCCAGGAGAATCAAGAGCTTGGAAGGCAGCTGTCCCAAGGACGTATTGCACAGCTTGAGGCAGAGTTGGCTTTACAGAAGAAATATAGTGAGGAACTTAAAAGCAGTCAGGATGGTAAGggattttcttaagaaaatgaagttgcCTTGCACTTCTGCTAGCTTAATTTCCTGATGATATGGGTACTGTAAAGTCTGCCAGAGTTAAAGGGCAACATCAAGTAAAACATGACTGTTGTGTCTCTATTGGTAgccttaattaaaaaaaaaaaagcccccaaaaaCTAGAATAGAGGCTAAACTTTGGAGTTCTGGTGGGATTTGTAGCTCCCTGTAATGCAGGATTTGAACATGAAACTACTAGACTTTGTAGGTCTTGCTACTTAACATGGGATATTAAGGTAAGcatgcactgaaaacagaaagcttcTTGTTAACTCATTTTGAAATTacttgaaggggaaaaaatgtgtaagaataaaaatgcagtttttgatTAAGTAACTCAGATGaattaaaatgttctgttgTGTTCATAGTCCAAATTCTACAGCATTGTGAACGTAAATTGGAATTGGCTGTAAAGTCTGGCCTCTTGTACATTTTAAATGGCAGGGAAATGCAAACTTTAAAAATCTTCAGCAGAGAATTCAGCACAGATTCTGTGTTCTTTGAGATGCTTGATGAAAGTACTTGTTTGGTAGATTACACAATAGATCTGATTATTACACTAAATCTTGACAAGCTAATGAATTAAACCCAGGTATCTTTGTTTCATACCTGGCATCTGTAAGATAGCATGGACATGATTTCGCATTTGTCTAATATATCCTGTTTTTTTAAGCGTGTGGTGTTTTTTATTAGCTAAGTGATTCTTGCTGTAATGTTGGAATAGTTACCGTTTTGCTTCTCCACTACTGTTTATAAACTTAGCTGAAGTACCTTATCTAGTTCATAATGGAGGCAAACGTAGACATTTCTTTAAAGATTTCTGCTCTTGAATGCAGTATAGTAAAGTAAGCTGCAGAACTGCGATGTTCATAGGCCCTGGCTTCCTCCTCGTATGAACAATGACTGTGATAATCCTGACATTCCCctagtgatttttttccacaccAGTGGgcatttaattttgatttttacaGCAATAAGCAGTTTGCACATTATTTGCTCAGTCATGTAAATGTGCAGTTGAATTCAGGCTGCGGTGTTTATCTTTCAGGCCAAATTCCTTCTGGTCCAAAATGCAGCCTCAGttgcaaaggatttttttcctttgtacatAAGTACTTTGTGGAATTAATAACTTTTGTTGAATTTATTATCAACAAAAGTTTACCCTTCCTCTTTGTGTCACGTTACATGGgattaaatgcattaaaagcaGTCAGAGCTGATGTTTCCTTGAAATGTGACTAAATTTTTTTGTCACTGAGTAGGTTTTTGTGATTATTCAGAACTATCATATGCAGATAAGCTTTCTGGTCACTTTTACAGTATTTCTGCAATGCCCTGCACTTGAGTAAAAGTAGATATGTTAGAATCTACTTGCAAAATATCAGTTATTGGAATTGAGCTGCTTTCCATGTATCTTCTTGTCCAGAAATGAATTTCTTCTCACATATCCAAAGTCACAAATATAAAAAGTATAGTTGACAGTTTAACATTTCCTTCAGAGGCAGAATATCAAAATGGTGTGCCTATCTAATGATTGAAAAAGTTGGTTGAATAACTTCAGCATAAAATATTGCTACAGGATTTAAATTTTCTTGTCTGACGTTCGAGCTATATGTGGGTTATTAAGTATTTGCAACacatgtgttttctttgtttagaaTTGAATGACTTCATCATCCAGCTTGATGAGGAGGTAGAGGGTATGCAGAGTACCATTCTagtgcttcagcagcagttGAAGGAGACTCGCCAGCAGTTGGCGCAgtaccagcagcagcagtcccagGCCTCCAACCCAGGTACCAGCAGGACTCCATCTTCTGAGCCTACAGACCAGGGAGAGGCTGTGGGTAAAGACTGCAGCCGCCTGGCTAACGGACCAAGCAATGGTAGCTCCTCCCATCAGCGGACGTCTGGGCCTGGATTTTATAGGGAGGGTAGCAGCACAGAAGATGACTTCCCGGCTTCTCCAGGGAATGGTAATAAGCTGTCCAACCACTCTGAAGATAGAACTGGTAGAGGAGGTGGTAGCTACATAAACCAACTCAGTACTGGGTATGAAAGTGTAGACTCTCCCACTGGCAGTGAAAACTCTCTCACTCACCATTCAAATGACACAGACTCCAATCATGATCCTCAAGAGGAGAAAACAGTAAGCATGAAAGGTAACAGAACTGCGGGTTCTCGGCATGTCCAGAATGGTTTGGACTCCAATGTAAATGTGCAGGGTTCAgttttgtaacatttttctgcagcatttttataCAGTGTCATTTAAATTGGGAGAGGATACTGTTCAGAAGCCGTTATTAAATTAGTGCATACTTGTCAcaatttttgcctttttgtggatttctttttgcttcaaTACCTCTGCCACTTTGGGAATTTTAACAGTTAATTACGTTGAATGTTGCTAAAAGGACATTTGTGTAGCTCAAGTTATTTTTATATGAGTTAATGTGAAGttgaaatggaaattatttcCATAAAGTATAACATAAATGATGTCTGTACAAATCTGTGTATATCTAGAACCTGTGCTGTGTAAGGGCATTCTTACTCATACTGTTATACTTAACACCACCTTCGAGATTTGTCATAATAGCTGTGGGTTTATGACTGCCAAGTTTGCCCAGTACAGTAGTTTTATCACTAAAAGATGGACTTGCTGAAGGAGTCCTTTAGTAGTTTCAGTGTTAATTACAGTTTTTTCCCACCATACAtctgtgcattttctccttAGGTGACCGAATGTTTATGAATTGTGTGCATAGTTACTCAGTTTTTAAGAACTGTTGTATCCTGTTTATGCATATTGCTCTGTGACTCCAATATTATCTTACCTGTACTGACCAAACCTAAATAAAAACTTTTAATAATGTAATTTCCTCATTGTTCTCCATTGGCTTACACGGCTTACTTGTATGCGgtgtaatacttttttttcattgaatttGTTTCTGTGCCAATCCTATCTAATACAGCTTATGCCAAGTACCTGTGCTTATAACTATCATGTTAATTTCAGGCCAGTCTTTTAGTATTTATCctacagagattttttttttcccttattgatagattaaaaaagaaaaagacaactaCTAAAAGCAAGCTTCATAGTTAGAACCTGGCTCTTATTAAAACTTAGGAAGTATCCTGGAGGTAAATGTACAAACTAAATTATGACACTTCTAAGGGGTTGAATTACTACTTAAGATGATACAGGTTTTTTAGTCTGTGTGAGGGGAAGCTTAGTGAACTGACTTTGCAGGTGTTATAAGTTGGGGGGGCGGGGGAACACACTGCTACTGAGCAAAAGCAAGTTAGGAATTTCTCAGAACCTGAATTTCTCTTGATTGTTTTCTGTCTACTAGTCTGTGGTGGTAGCAATATGCAGGGTGATGAGAAGGGTTCCAACTTCAGTGAGTGctgttcaaaggaaaaaatgaaagtatttaacTGTACTTTCAGGTAGACATAAGTCTGGTTTCAACATTTTCCTAACTGAAGAATCCTGCAATTACCAGAGAGCTAATGCAATTCTCTCACATGCAACCACTAGGTTAATAGTACATTGCTTACAATTTGCAATTAACTTTGGGAACGCTGCAactgttgtttgaaagcagtatttctctAAAATTAGGAGATACTTGGATATCACTGCAGTTTAGTTAATACAATCATAGATTATAGAAGGGTTTCCATGGTATTAAATGAGAACTAGCACCTGTAGTattgcttttcacagaaaaatatacTAATAGTTGCAACTATTAGTAGCCTTTATGTATGTTGGAAACATACTAGTCTATTTACTACTGTTACTTCAATGTCATAGAGCTTAGATGTTTAAAACAACTTGGCAGTCACTGGAAACATTAATTCCATTGGCAATACCTCATGGTTTTGTTTCAGGCCCTTAATGCCTGAAAAATAGCAGTTAATGGACAGTTGAGCATATAGAAATTAAgtgacattaaaataaaaagtactgGCATCCAAAGTAATCTCTGGTTTACAAAAATCCCTGATGAGA
This region includes:
- the WTAP gene encoding pre-mRNA-splicing regulator WTAP isoform X1, yielding MTNEEPLPKKVRLSEADFKVLPRDELILRWKQYEAYVQALEGKYTDLNSNDVTGLRESEEKLKQQQQESARRENILVMRLATKEQEMQECTWASLRRAWLRLLYSPHQNQIQYLKQVQQPSVAQLRSTMVDPAINLFFLKMKGELEQTKDKLEQAQNELSAWKFTPDSQTGKKLMAKCRMLIQENQELGRQLSQGRIAQLEAELALQKKYSEELKSSQDELNDFIIQLDEEVEGMQSTILVLQQQLKETRQQLAQYQQQQSQASNPGTSRTPSSEPTDQGEAVGKDCSRLANGPSNGSSSHQRTSGPGFYREGSSTEDDFPASPGNGNKLSNHSEDRTGRGGGSYINQLSTGYESVDSPTGSENSLTHHSNDTDSNHDPQEEKTVSMKGNRTAGSRHVQNGLDSNVNVQGSVL
- the WTAP gene encoding pre-mRNA-splicing regulator WTAP isoform X2, whose translation is MTNEEPLPKKVRLSEADFKVLPRDELILRWKQYEAYVQALEGKYTDLNSNDVTGLRESEEKLKQQQQESARRENILVMRLATKEQEMQECTNQIQYLKQVQQPSVAQLRSTMVDPAINLFFLKMKGELEQTKDKLEQAQNELSAWKFTPDSQTGKKLMAKCRMLIQENQELGRQLSQGRIAQLEAELALQKKYSEELKSSQDELNDFIIQLDEEVEGMQSTILVLQQQLKETRQQLAQYQQQQSQASNPGTSRTPSSEPTDQGEAVGKDCSRLANGPSNGSSSHQRTSGPGFYREGSSTEDDFPASPGNGNKLSNHSEDRTGRGGGSYINQLSTGYESVDSPTGSENSLTHHSNDTDSNHDPQEEKTVSMKGNRTAGSRHVQNGLDSNVNVQGSVL
- the WTAP gene encoding pre-mRNA-splicing regulator WTAP isoform X3, which encodes MNISKKTCILCYMDCISSTQSKLQGPDIGHHIKKENRLLPLAELQASRTLCSQIPSGAAHLKDLGESVGKCSVRQSSQSLKLFKALMFKSQTGKKLMAKCRMLIQENQELGRQLSQGRIAQLEAELALQKKYSEELKSSQDELNDFIIQLDEEVEGMQSTILVLQQQLKETRQQLAQYQQQQSQASNPGTSRTPSSEPTDQGEAVGKDCSRLANGPSNGSSSHQRTSGPGFYREGSSTEDDFPASPGNGNKLSNHSEDRTGRGGGSYINQLSTGYESVDSPTGSENSLTHHSNDTDSNHDPQEEKTVSMKGNRTAGSRHVQNGLDSNVNVQGSVL